The following are encoded in a window of Rosa chinensis cultivar Old Blush chromosome 4, RchiOBHm-V2, whole genome shotgun sequence genomic DNA:
- the LOC112197713 gene encoding protein ELC-like has product MASPQSEQQTATFLNSVLSQRGPSALPYAEELKWLIRQHLVALISSYPSLEPKTATFTHNNGRTVNLLQVDGTVPMTYQGVTYNIPVVFWLIDSYPRSAPCVYVNPTRDMVIKRPHPCVDPSGIVSIPYLQDWVFPSSNLLDLTRQLSDYFGRDPPLYSSQRRPNPPPNPNPNPNPSHHLSPTLSNSSYSSSGSYARPVIPPTRTYPPSPYGSGASFSRVQTDDPTEVYKRNAINKLVEMVHGDMAGLRKMREAEMDGLFNAQVALRQRSEQLGKGLKEMLDEKEGLEQQLQMVLMNSDVLEGWLRENEGKTKDGGVDVDDAFQCVDALSKQMLECTASDLAIEDVVYSLDKAVQDGAIPFDQYLRTVRLLSREQFFHRATAAKVRAVQMQSQVANMAARLSHYVAS; this is encoded by the coding sequence ATGGCATCCCCGCAATCGGAGCAACAGACGGCGACGTTCCTGAACAGCGTGCTCTCGCAGCGCGGCCCCTCCGCCCTCCCCTACGCCGAAGAACTCAAATGGCTCATCCGGCAGCACCTCGTCGCTCTCATCTCCTCCTACCCTTCCCTTGAGCCCAAAACGGCGACGTTCACCCACAACAACGGCCGCACCGTCAACCTCCTTCAGGTCGACGGCACCGTCCCGATGACCTACCAGGGCGTCACCTACAACATCCCCGTCGTCTTCTGGCTCATCGACTCCTACCCTCGCTCCGCTCCCTGCGTCTACGTCAACCCCACCCGCGACATGGTCATCAAGCGCCCTCATCCCTGTGTCGACCCCTCCGGCATAGTCTCCATCCCTTATCTCCAGGACTGGGTCTTCCCCAGCTCCAATCTCCTCGACCTCACTCGCCAGCTCAGCGACTACTTTGGCCGTGACCCGCCGCTCTACTCCTCACAGCGCCGGCCCAATCCGCCTCCGAatccaaaccctaaccctaaccctagccatCATCTGTCGCCGACTCTGTCGAATTCGAGTTATTCTTCTTCCGGAAGCTATGCTCGGCCGGTGATTCCGCCGACCAGGACGTACCCCCCGTCGCCGTACGGCAGCGGCGCGTCGTTCTCTCGGGTTCAGACCGATGATCCGACGGAGGTGTACAAGCGGAATGCCATCAATAAGCTTGTGGAGATGGTGCACGGGGACATGGCCGGGTTGAGGAAGATGAGGGAGGCCGAAATGGACGGCCTTTTCAATGCGCAGGTGGCGCTGCGGCAGCGATCGGAGCAGCTCGGGAAAGGCTTGAAGGAGATGCTGGACGAGAAGGAGGGTCTGGAGCAGCAATTGCAGATGGTTCTGATGAATTCTGATGTTCTGGAGGGATGGCTGAGAGAGAACGAGGGCAAGACCAAGGATGGCGGTGTGGATGTTGACGATGCTTTCCAGTGTGTGGATGCGCTTTCGAAGCAGATGTTGGAGTGTACAGCCTCTGATTTGGCTATAGAAGATGTTGTGTATTCGTTGGATAAGGCTGTGCAGGATGGGGCTATTCCATTTGATCAGTACTTGAGGACTGTCAGGTTGCTGTCAAGGGAGCAATTCTTTCACCGGGCTACAGCGGCCAAGGTCAGGGCCGTGCAGATGCAATCACAAGTTGCTAACATGGCCGCTAGGCTCTCACATTATGTTGCATCATAG